Proteins found in one Gemmatimonadetes bacterium SCN 70-22 genomic segment:
- a CDS encoding homogentisate 1,2-dioxygenase, translating to MPFYHALGSIPRKRHIVFRRPDGGLYAEELMGHEGFVGTSSLLYHTHPPTTVKSARKVCDAKLEADEDTSLRHRHFLTARARKGGSATLDRIPLLFNSDIAMAYVEPDRIDAHFYRNSQADEVIYVAEGEGTLESVFGDLPYRSGDYVVIHRNITHRWRLDASRPSKFLVMESRGHVRFPRRYRNDFGQLLEGAPFSERDIRRPMVLAPHDEKGDFPIYVKQYDAINELVLDHHPFDVVGWDGYFYPWIFNIHDFEPIVGRIHQPPPVHQTFQGDGFVICSFCPRPYDFDENAIPAPYNHSNVDSDEVLFYASSEFMSRKGIEYGSITLHPDGLPHGPHPGRAEASIGAKYTNELAVMMDSFRPLKVAKAAMAFEDPKYHQSWLEQQQAAFNPPTS from the coding sequence ATGCCGTTCTACCACGCGTTAGGCAGCATTCCGCGCAAGCGGCACATCGTGTTCCGTCGCCCCGACGGTGGGCTGTACGCCGAGGAGCTGATGGGGCACGAGGGCTTCGTGGGGACGTCGTCGCTCCTGTACCACACCCATCCGCCCACCACCGTGAAGTCGGCGCGCAAGGTGTGCGACGCGAAGCTCGAGGCCGACGAGGACACGTCGCTCCGGCATCGCCACTTCCTCACGGCGCGCGCACGCAAGGGCGGGAGCGCCACGCTCGACCGCATCCCGCTCCTCTTCAACAGCGACATCGCGATGGCCTACGTCGAGCCCGACCGCATCGACGCGCACTTCTACCGCAACTCGCAGGCGGATGAGGTGATCTACGTGGCGGAAGGGGAGGGGACGCTCGAGTCGGTCTTCGGCGACCTCCCCTACCGGTCGGGCGATTACGTCGTCATCCACCGCAACATCACGCACCGCTGGCGGCTCGACGCCTCCAGGCCGAGCAAGTTCCTGGTGATGGAGAGCCGCGGCCATGTGCGCTTCCCCCGCCGCTACCGCAACGACTTCGGCCAGCTGCTCGAGGGCGCCCCGTTCAGCGAGCGCGACATCCGGCGCCCCATGGTGCTCGCGCCGCACGACGAGAAGGGCGACTTCCCCATCTACGTCAAGCAGTACGACGCGATCAACGAGCTCGTGCTCGACCACCATCCCTTCGACGTGGTCGGGTGGGACGGCTACTTCTACCCGTGGATCTTCAACATCCACGACTTCGAGCCGATCGTCGGGCGCATCCACCAGCCGCCGCCGGTGCACCAGACGTTCCAGGGCGACGGCTTCGTGATCTGCTCCTTCTGCCCGCGCCCGTACGACTTCGACGAGAACGCCATCCCCGCCCCGTACAACCACTCCAACGTGGACTCGGACGAGGTGCTCTTCTACGCGTCCAGCGAGTTCATGAGCCGGAAGGGGATCGAGTACGGCTCGATCACGCTCCACCCCGATGGCCTCCCGCACGGCCCGCACCCCGGACGCGCCGAGGCGTCGATCGGGGCCAAGTACACCAACGAGCTGGCCGTGATGATGGACTCGTTCCGCCCGCTCAAGGTGGCGAAGGCGGCAATGGCCTTCGAGGACCCGAAGTACCACCAGAGCTGGCTGGAACAGCAGCAGGCGGCGTTCAATCCGCCTACTTCGTAG
- a CDS encoding 4-hydroxyphenylpyruvate dioxygenase, which produces MATISAPAPETAHDTFPINGTDYIEFYVGNAKQASHYYRAAFGFQVVAYRGPETGTRDRASYVLQQGKIRFVLTTAIRPDLSPEAAFIAEHVHKHGDGVRDLAMWVDDARDAHAKAVERGAQSVHEPRVLRDDDGEVVIAAIRTYGETIHSLVERRNYTGPFMPGFRSAAPHFQGTPVGLQYVDHCVGNVELGKMNHWVDFYADVMGFRNLLTFDDKDISTEYSSLMSKVMANGNDRIKFPINEPATGKKKSQIEEYLEFYVGPGVQHMALATDDIIGTVTALRDRGVEFLSVPTSYYDELQARVGRIDEPVDALARLGILVDRDPDGYLLQIFSKPVQDRPTVFYEIIQRKGAKSFGKGNFRALFESIEREQALRGNL; this is translated from the coding sequence ATGGCGACCATCAGCGCTCCGGCTCCCGAGACCGCGCACGACACCTTCCCGATCAACGGGACCGACTACATCGAGTTCTACGTCGGCAACGCCAAGCAGGCATCGCACTACTATCGTGCCGCCTTCGGCTTCCAGGTGGTCGCCTATCGCGGCCCCGAGACCGGAACGCGCGATCGCGCGAGCTACGTCCTGCAGCAGGGGAAGATCCGCTTCGTGCTCACGACGGCGATCCGCCCCGACCTGAGCCCCGAGGCCGCCTTCATCGCCGAGCACGTGCACAAGCACGGCGACGGCGTCCGCGACCTGGCCATGTGGGTCGACGACGCGCGCGACGCCCACGCCAAGGCCGTCGAGCGCGGGGCGCAGTCGGTGCACGAACCGCGCGTGCTGCGCGACGACGATGGCGAGGTGGTCATCGCCGCGATCCGGACCTATGGCGAGACGATCCACTCGCTCGTGGAACGCCGCAACTACACGGGCCCCTTCATGCCGGGCTTCCGCTCCGCGGCGCCGCACTTCCAGGGGACGCCCGTCGGCCTGCAGTACGTCGACCACTGCGTCGGCAACGTCGAGCTGGGGAAGATGAACCACTGGGTCGACTTCTACGCCGACGTGATGGGCTTCCGCAACCTCCTCACCTTCGACGACAAGGACATCTCGACCGAGTACTCGTCGCTCATGTCCAAGGTGATGGCCAACGGGAACGACCGGATCAAGTTCCCGATCAACGAGCCGGCGACGGGGAAGAAGAAGTCGCAGATCGAGGAATACCTCGAGTTCTACGTCGGCCCCGGGGTGCAACACATGGCGCTGGCCACGGACGACATCATCGGCACGGTGACGGCGCTGCGCGACCGCGGGGTGGAGTTCCTCTCCGTCCCGACGTCCTACTACGACGAGCTGCAAGCCCGTGTCGGCAGGATCGACGAGCCCGTGGACGCCCTGGCCCGGCTGGGGATCCTCGTGGATCGCGACCCCGACGGCTACCTCCTCCAGATCTTCAGCAAGCCGGTGCAGGATCGCCCCACCGTCTTCTACGAGATCATCCAGCGCAAGGGGGCCAAGAGCTTCGGCAAGGGGAACTTCAGGGCGCTCTTCGAGTCGATCGAGCGCGAGCAGGCGCTGCGCGGGAATCTCTGA